The following nucleotide sequence is from Deltaproteobacteria bacterium.
ACCTTTGATACCAGACCCATTGTGCGGGATATTGTCGAACTATCTCTTCCAGGGCATGCATCACCATCTGGGTATTTCTTTGCAGATCAGCTCTGATATCCCCAGTCTTTTGCATGGTCAGGGGACTGCCCACATGAACCCAGAGCCCATAGTCTGCCTTTCTCAAACAAAACATTGGAATGACCGGGCTCTTGCATCGCATACCCAGCAAAGCAGCAGCCGGCGTCACAGTAGTGCGCCTCCCCAAAAAGGATACCTCGACCCCATGCTTGCGTCTGCTTTGATCCATGGTGAAGGCAACAATTTCTCCTGAGCGTAGCGTTCTTCTCATCTCCTCCAGGGCATCTTTCTTGTACAGCACCCTGTTGCCAAATCTGGTTCGCAAATGATGAAGCCAGCGATCGAGCCGCTTTTGCCGCAGACTTCTGGCTATCCCTGTAAGAGACCTTTTTAGATAGCAGCCAATGAACTGAAAGCCCATCTCCCAGTTCGCCAGGTGTGCAGAAACAATAATTGCCCCCTTGTTTCTCTGAAGGGCATCCTGCAAATTTTCTTTGCCTGTCAGGTTGAACATGGCCAGCAGGTCTTGCCGTCTGACAAACGTCGAATGCACAATTTCCAGAATAGTAATCCCCGCGTGTTTGAAAATGTCTCGACGAAGTCTGCGAATACGGTCTTCAGGCCAGTGTGGAAAGCAGAATCGCAAGTTGGTTGTCACCAGGCGCCGGTGAGGTGAGTCCATGGCGTACAACACCATTCCCAGCAGCTTCCCCGAGTTCACGATATGCCTTCTGGGCATACGAGCAATAAAAGCGCGCAATTCTTTACCTGCCTTCTCACTCAATAATCTAGACCTCAACTGAACATGCATGCGGCTGCTGTTCCACTTGCCGCAGCCACATGCCCCCTTGACTGTGCTGGCCGCCCATTTATAATGGACAACAACACTGCCGTACAGTATGGCTTGAACCTCCACTCGGGTCCAGGAGAAAGTTCTGTTGTTCTTCCTGCCGCCGACCCGGAAATCTTTTTGGAAATATCTCTTTTATCACCCTGGATAAACTGCATGGCATCAATTGCTCTCGGTATCGACGCCCTTCTTCTGACAAAGCCGCAGTGGCTCACCACAGCGCGACTGGGGCTGCTCGCCAATCAGGCTTCAGTCGACAGCCAGCTCATTCATACCAGTCAGCGACTGTTGGCTGCCGGCGCTCATCTGACAGCCCTTTTTTCTCCGCAGCATGGATATCATGGTGAACAACAGGCAAACATGGTCGAATCCGCCAACTTTGTGGATGAGGAACTCAAGATTCCCGTGTTCAGCCTGTACAGTGATACCAGGAAGCCCACTGCTGAAATGTTAGATCTCATCGACATACTGCTCATCGACCTCCAGGACGTGGGCACCCGCGTCTACACTTTCGGAACTACCCTGGCACTCTGCCTGGAGGCAGCCAGGCAGCATGGCGTCAGGGTTGTGGTGCTGGACAGGCCGAATCCTGTGGGCGGCCTCCACGTCGAAGGCAATATTTTGGACATGGAACGGCGCTCTTTTGTGGGCTACTTCCCTGTGCCCATGCGCCACGGCCTCACCCTAGCGGAAATGGCCCGCTTTTACAACATGGAATTCGGCCTTGTGGCTCAGCTCGAGACCTTTGTCATGGCAGGCTGGTCGAGAGCTATGTTTTTTCGCCAGACAGGGCTTAACTGGGTGCCGCCGTCACCCAACCTGCCCACGCCGGAGTCCGCCCTAGTTTATCCAGGCCAGGTAATCCTGGAAGGCACAAACCTCTCAGAAGGCAGGGGTACCACCACTCCTTTTGAACTCTGGGGCGGACCTTATGTACAGCCAAGAAAAATCTTGGAGAAACTGGCAGACCCTGAACTGGAGGGGGCCCTGCTGAGACCTGCTGTGTTTCAGCCCTGTTTCGACAAGTGGTCCGGCCAACAATGCTATGGTTTCCAGATCCATGTCACCTCAGCTGATAAGTATAAACCCTTTGCCACCTCTCTCAGCCTCCTCCAGGCCACAATTCTATCTCATCCAGACGAGTTCGCCTGGCTGCCGCCGCCCTATGAATATGAGTTTCATCATCTACCCATAGAGATCATTCTCGGTAGTTCCACCCTGCACAAAGATCTAGAGGCAGGAGTGCCCATAAGGGATCTGCTTGACAGTTGGGCTCCGCACCTCAAAGACTACCAGGAATGCTGCCAACCGTATCTACTTTACCGGGATTGACTGGACACTGCTCCGCCTCTGCTGTTCTGTGCCTGCCTGATAATGGTTTCCAGTTGCCAGTCCAGCGGCAGTCGTACAGCCTTCCCCTGCCTGGTGGTGTAGAGCAGGTAGCCATTTTGCAGCCCAAATTCAAAGAGTCTCCAGGTGATGCGGACATCCTCCTGACAATAGCTGATGAGCGCCTGCAGATTGCCCTGTTGAAACCAGCGAACCGCCTGGATGCCGTCAGCGCTTTTTGGCTGCCCCAGGGTCTGCTCCGCCAGATGGCCAAGGGCAATGCGGAAGCCCAGCCGCTGGTAGATGTCTTCCAGAATGTCAAAAGTAGGCAGTTGCTGCAGGTCAAACGAAGTATAAGCCCCAAGCACTCGAAAGTCGAATCTCTTGATGTTGAAGCCCACTAGTAAATCAAACTGGCTCAGCCGTTCTATCAATTGCTCCACTCTCTGCTCATCGAACACTTCGAAGCGCTCGGCGCGCTGGTCGTAGAGCACTGCAACCGCGAGACGCATCAGGTGAATATTGCCCCAGCCGCCAACCTCATCCGCCAGTCTCTGAGTTTCCAGATCCAGGCAGGCGATTGCCGGCTCGCTGGCAGCGACCTCTTGTGATTCACTAGCCTGGATTTGCAAATCCACTTCCGTCTCCTCCCCCACTTCACTGTGCAAGGGCAGTTCATCCAGAAGAATCCGAGACAGCAGAATGGTCGCCTGTTTGTCCAGAGGCTTGTTGCCGGAGCCGCATTTTGGTGAATGGATGCACGAGGGACAGCCGCTGTCGCAGGGGCAGGAAGCTACCAGATCCGACGTCTTGCGCAGCAGTTCCTCGATCATGTCGAAGCCCCGCGCCGCCAGCCCCACCCCTCCGGGGGTGCCATCATAGACGAATACCGCGCTCTTGTGCAATTGCGGGTGCAGTGGAATGGCAATGCCGCCGATATCATTGCGGTCGCACAGGGCAAAGAGGGGAAACATACTGATGAGGGCATGTTCCAGGGCGTGGATGCCTCCCATGAAATGAAAGTTGCGGCGGCGAATCATTTCCTGGACAAGGTCTTCTATTTCCAGCCAGAACCCCATGGTTTCGAAACTCTGGGGCGGCAGCTCCAGCGGTTCCCTGGCAAGAAGTTCGCCGCTGTAAAGGCTGCGCTTTTCATATTCCACCACCTGTTCTGTAACGCGCAGTCGTCCAAAGCGGGCAAGAAAGTTGCCCACGGGTCGACTCCTCTCCACAGCAAGGATCCGGGTATCTTTGCTGCTCAGCGCCCTGGTGTAATAGCGGACATTGGTGGGCTTCACCAGGACATTGCACCTCTTGAGGTCCAGTCTGGTCACCAGATATTGCTGCCCGCGGTGAAGATAGACGGCGCCCGGATGGCATTCCTTGAACACTCGCACCCCGTCGTTTTTCCCAACCACCTCCTTTTCCGGCTCCTGAATAATAGTATATCCTTTGCCAACAGTCCGAATATCCACCATTCTATGGGGCCGACGGGAGGCTGCATACCATTCGTCCCCGGCAGCACTCCTCAGAAGTTTTCCCTGCTTTTCCAGCCTTGTCAGGCATTGGCGCAGGGGACCATTGTCTCCGTAAAGATCAGTGTCGAGCCGCATGGGGAGTTCTGCCGCTGCACAGGGTAGATGCGCTTCCACCACCTGTTGATTGTCTGGGTCGACCACAGCCGTTTCAAAAGAGCGCCGAAAGAAGTCGTCAGGATAGCGCATGAAGTATTGATCCAGGGCATCGGCTTGCGCCACCAGAATCACAACCGAATCGCGCCCCCCCCGGCCCACCCGACCGCTTCGCTGCCAGGTGTTGATTATGGTCCCTGGATAGCCCACCAGTATGCAGACATCTAGGCCGCCAATGTCGATTCCCATCTCCAGAGCGCTGGTAGAAATCACGCCCGCCACCTGACCGCTAGCCAGCCCCTGTTCAATGTGTCTCCGTTCTTCAGCAAGAAATCCTGCCCGGTAGGAACTCACCCGCGATGAAAACTCTGGTGCGGTTTGGCTTACTGTCATATGAAGAATCTCTGTAGTCTTGCGAGCTTGAGTGAAAGCAATGGTCTTGAGCCCTCGCCGCAGGGCATGCACAAAGAGCCTGCCAGCCACTGTGGTGGCGCTGAGTTCAGGGTTGACGAAAAAGAAATGCCGTCCGGCCTGTGGCGCACCATTGGCATCCACGGCCGCAAAGGGCAAACCTGTCAGGGTGGCGGCGAATTGAGCTGCATTGGCAATGGTCGCAGACAGAAGAATAAACTGCGGTCTGGACCCGTAGAGCCTGCACACCCGCTGCAGTCTTCTGAAGATCTGGGTGATGTGCGAGCCAAAAATGCCGCGGTAGGTATGCACCTCATCCAGCACCACCAGTTTGAGCCGTCGAAAGAACTTTTCCCACTGCTGATGGAACGGCAGCAGGGCAAGATGGAGCATATCAGGATTGGAAATGATAAGATCCGGCATTTGTTTCTTTATGCGTCGCCGCTCTGTTGGAGCTGTATCGCCGTCATATATTGCAGCCCTGAGCTGCATCTCCTCGGGGAGGGTCTGATTGACGGAGAGAAAGGCTTGCAGTTGGTCCTGGGCCAGGGCCTTGAGGGGAAAGAGGTACAGGCCATGGCCTCTTTCTTGCCCGGTCAGGAGTTCGAACAGGGCCAGATTATAGATGAGTGATTTGCCGGTGGCCGTGGGAGTGGCCACAACCACGTTCTTCCCCTGGCGGCAGAGATCGAGCGCTTCAACCTGATGCTGATAGAGGCGCCTGATGCCCAGCTGGGCAAGACCGTTTTGCAACTGGGGCGCCAGAGGTTGCCGCAGGCTGCCATAACGAGCACTGCGCCGGGGCAAGAACTGATAGTGTGCCAGTCGAGCGCCGGGAAGTTCAGCAGTTTTGAGGAATTTCACAAATTGTTGCATGCAGCTATCCTTGCTCTGTCAGACAATTCCAGAATTCGCCAGGTGAAATCGCAAAATTTCTCGGCTTCTCAGGGGGCGTTCAGCAGAATTATATATCAACTGGAACCCTATTCACGGACAGGGGCATCATCCACAAAGAGCGGCACCTGGGCAAGCTGCTCGCCATCAACCAGGCCGTAATCCGTGATCTTCAACCTGGGTATCACGGGAAGGGCCAGAAAAGACAGGGCCATAAATGGATGCTCCACAGTGGCACCCAGGGCCGCAGCCGCCTCGTTCACTTTGCTGTTGCCGGCAACCACTTCCTGCAGTGAAGCAGTAGACATGAGACCAGCGAGAGGCAGTGGCAGTGTGGCTATCACCTTCCCTCGGTCTGCAACTGCCAGTCCGCCGCCAAGCTCTCGCAGACTGTTAACCGCGGTGACCATGTCCGCATCATCTGCGCCAACCACCACTAGATTATGAGAATCATGGGCAACTGTGGAAGCCAGCGCTCCACTGCGCAGGCCAAAACCATGAACAAAACCAAGCCCCCGACGACCACTGCCGTGATGCCGCTCGAACACAGCCACCTTGAGAAGATCATTTTGTGGATCGCTCACCGCCTCACCGTTTCTCTCCACCACTC
It contains:
- a CDS encoding DUF1343 domain-containing protein, producing the protein MASIALGIDALLLTKPQWLTTARLGLLANQASVDSQLIHTSQRLLAAGAHLTALFSPQHGYHGEQQANMVESANFVDEELKIPVFSLYSDTRKPTAEMLDLIDILLIDLQDVGTRVYTFGTTLALCLEAARQHGVRVVVLDRPNPVGGLHVEGNILDMERRSFVGYFPVPMRHGLTLAEMARFYNMEFGLVAQLETFVMAGWSRAMFFRQTGLNWVPPSPNLPTPESALVYPGQVILEGTNLSEGRGTTTPFELWGGPYVQPRKILEKLADPELEGALLRPAVFQPCFDKWSGQQCYGFQIHVTSADKYKPFATSLSLLQATILSHPDEFAWLPPPYEYEFHHLPIEIILGSSTLHKDLEAGVPIRDLLDSWAPHLKDYQECCQPYLLYRD
- a CDS encoding DEAD/DEAH box helicase, whose protein sequence is MQQFVKFLKTAELPGARLAHYQFLPRRSARYGSLRQPLAPQLQNGLAQLGIRRLYQHQVEALDLCRQGKNVVVATPTATGKSLIYNLALFELLTGQERGHGLYLFPLKALAQDQLQAFLSVNQTLPEEMQLRAAIYDGDTAPTERRRIKKQMPDLIISNPDMLHLALLPFHQQWEKFFRRLKLVVLDEVHTYRGIFGSHITQIFRRLQRVCRLYGSRPQFILLSATIANAAQFAATLTGLPFAAVDANGAPQAGRHFFFVNPELSATTVAGRLFVHALRRGLKTIAFTQARKTTEILHMTVSQTAPEFSSRVSSYRAGFLAEERRHIEQGLASGQVAGVISTSALEMGIDIGGLDVCILVGYPGTIINTWQRSGRVGRGGRDSVVILVAQADALDQYFMRYPDDFFRRSFETAVVDPDNQQVVEAHLPCAAAELPMRLDTDLYGDNGPLRQCLTRLEKQGKLLRSAAGDEWYAASRRPHRMVDIRTVGKGYTIIQEPEKEVVGKNDGVRVFKECHPGAVYLHRGQQYLVTRLDLKRCNVLVKPTNVRYYTRALSSKDTRILAVERSRPVGNFLARFGRLRVTEQVVEYEKRSLYSGELLAREPLELPPQSFETMGFWLEIEDLVQEMIRRRNFHFMGGIHALEHALISMFPLFALCDRNDIGGIAIPLHPQLHKSAVFVYDGTPGGVGLAARGFDMIEELLRKTSDLVASCPCDSGCPSCIHSPKCGSGNKPLDKQATILLSRILLDELPLHSEVGEETEVDLQIQASESQEVAASEPAIACLDLETQRLADEVGGWGNIHLMRLAVAVLYDQRAERFEVFDEQRVEQLIERLSQFDLLVGFNIKRFDFRVLGAYTSFDLQQLPTFDILEDIYQRLGFRIALGHLAEQTLGQPKSADGIQAVRWFQQGNLQALISYCQEDVRITWRLFEFGLQNGYLLYTTRQGKAVRLPLDWQLETIIRQAQNSRGGAVSSQSR